The Streptomyces sp. NBC_01689 genome includes a window with the following:
- a CDS encoding maleylpyruvate isomerase family mycothiol-dependent enzyme, with amino-acid sequence MTTTLAFPALLRLIDDRSTAFRAAIASAPSLDVQVPTCPEWTLFDLAQHIGEGRRDWAATVAAGPAPAKSAAEGAPAVPREREALLAWLAESTEQLVDALREAGADRGCWTWWGASQSPPTCGAVARHQLQQFAVHTYDAQVTVGAPEPLPDEVALDGVEEFLSTCVATTSAWPHKATAFDFHATGGHSWRLTVDGDGARCARVPAPGTTSVAAADGSPDVAGVSVHGTASELVLFVYDRIAADSLRLDGDAGLFDLLREWDPEA; translated from the coding sequence GTGACGACGACACTTGCGTTCCCCGCCCTGTTGCGACTGATCGACGATCGGTCGACCGCCTTCCGCGCCGCGATCGCGTCCGCGCCCAGCCTCGACGTGCAGGTGCCGACCTGCCCGGAGTGGACGCTGTTCGATCTGGCGCAGCACATCGGCGAGGGGCGCCGCGACTGGGCCGCCACCGTCGCCGCGGGGCCCGCTCCGGCCAAGTCCGCCGCGGAGGGCGCCCCGGCCGTGCCTCGGGAGCGCGAGGCCCTGCTGGCCTGGCTGGCGGAGTCCACGGAGCAACTGGTCGACGCCTTGCGGGAGGCGGGCGCGGATCGCGGTTGCTGGACGTGGTGGGGTGCGTCCCAGTCGCCGCCGACCTGTGGCGCCGTCGCCCGGCACCAGCTCCAGCAGTTCGCGGTGCACACCTACGACGCCCAGGTCACTGTGGGCGCCCCGGAGCCGCTGCCGGACGAGGTGGCACTCGACGGTGTCGAGGAGTTCCTGTCCACCTGCGTCGCGACGACGAGTGCCTGGCCGCACAAGGCCACTGCCTTCGACTTTCACGCCACCGGCGGTCACTCCTGGCGTCTCACGGTCGACGGCGACGGCGCACGCTGTGCCCGTGTCCCCGCGCCCGGTACGACGTCTGTCGCCGCTGCCGACGGGAGCCCGGACGTGGCGGGTGTCTCCGTTCACGGCACGGCCAGTGAGCTGGTTCTCTTCGTGTACGACCGTATTGCGGCGGACTCCCTGCGGCTCGACGGAGACGCGGGTCTGTTCGACCTGCTCCGCGAGTGGGACCCGGAGGCGTAG